TAAACGATAAGCTTAGTAACGAGCAACGTGCCTTAGACCGAGCGTGGAGTTACTTGGCCAGTAAACACTATTTAAGCCAATGCGGCACCATGGGTAGCAAAACCAAAGAAGATTTTGAACAACGAAGTGAAAACTTGATAAAAGCCTTCGCTAAAGCGGAACAAAAGCTATCAGGCACCAGCCTATTTTTTGGCGCCAATCACTTAGGTAAAGTGGACGTTGCCTGGCTGCCCTTGTTACACCGAGCGCATATTGTTAAACAAAAAACTGGCTTTGACTTTTTGTGTGGCTTACCGAAAATGCAAGCTTGGCAAAACAACTTAATGGCTACAGATTTAGTGAGCAAAACAGTTGCCGAAGACTTTGAAGAAAAATTCAGCAACTTTTACCTCACCAATACCTATTTAGGGGGCAATAGCAATGCTGCTGCGCCAAGCTGCGGTGTAAGTTCTTGCTGCTAAGTGCTTTGCTATAACTTCACGCTTGCTATTGGCTTTTATACTAGGCTAATAGCAAGTCTGTTACCTCTACCAGCATTAAGTAAAATCGATGAACTTAGAATCAGTATGGCAACAATACAGTGATAGTTTAAAAGCCTTTTTGCATGCCAACTTGAGTGATGCTGCCGACGTAGATGATGTGCTACAAGAGATACTGCTTAAAACCTACCAGCACATCAGCCAATTGAAAGATGCCACTAAGGTGAAACCTTGGCTGTTTCAAATCGCCAATAACAGTATTATCGACTTTTATCGCCAGCAGGGTAAAAGCAAAGCACTGCAGCAAGATCAGCTTTGGTATAACCAAGATGAAAGCAATATTCACCAACAGCTTAGTCAGTGTATGTCCCCTTTTATTTACGCCCTACCCGACGAAGAGGCTCAAATGCTGATGAGCATTGAGCTAGAAGGCGTATCTCAAAAAGATTATGCCAAACAACATGAGATGAATTATTCAACCTTGAAATCTCGAGTACAAAAAGCGCGCTTAGAAGTGCTTAAACTATTTCAATCTTGTTGCCAGTTCACCCTCGATTCACAGGGACGACTGGTTGAATATCAGCGTAAAGAAACCACATGCAAAGACTGCTAAAACAGATTAAATCAATAGCTAGAGCATACCTTAATGATATTTGCTAAATACGTTCAAGCTTAGTAGCGTATGAAGATACTGTAACCCCGTTAAAATTTATGAAGTGATTCTATGAACAAGATCCTTAGCATTCTATTCGCAAGCAGCTTTTTAGTTGCTTGCGATAGTAATGAAGTCGCCGATGTCTCTCTAGGTTTACTTACCACCAAAGACATCAAAATAAGTGTATTAAAGGATCCTTTAATCGACGGAGTGACTTGTCACATCGCCAACGTTGAAGCAGATCTAGACTTTGCAGATCCCAGTGATATGTCTATATCCTGTCGCCAAACCGGCGAAATAACCTCAGCTATGTTAGCCAACATTGATATGTCTAAATCAGGTGAAGTTGTTTTTAAAAAGTCCAAAAGCATTCTTTTTAAATCTTTAAAAATTAGACGCATCTTCGACGCCGAATCGCAGACCTTGATGTACTTGTCTTATTCAACCAAAGAAACCTCTGGCAGCTATAAACACAGTTTATCTACAGTACCTTTATGGGGAACCAAAGCCTATAGCAGCGCGGATAGTGTTAACCAGTAGCGACATAATGGCGTTTAAACAAAAAAAGCCCTCTTAGTAAGAGGGCCAAGTATTACAGCACTATCAACAGTTAAGCTCTTGTCATTATTTCGCCGCTAGCAATTTAAGCTCATTAGCAACAAATTCTACGTGCGGACCAATCACCACTTGAACCGCCGTTTTACTAGGAACGATCACTCCTGGAACATGTTTCTTCAATTCACTTACGTTTACTTGGTCACTATCTTTCACTTCCAAACGAAGGCGTGTAGCGCAGTTATCTACTAATACTACGTTGTCGGTTCCACCCAACATGGTAAGTACTAAATCAGCTGTATCGCTATGCGAGCCACCAACGCTTAAGATTGTTTCTTCTTCTGAAGCATCTTCACGACCCGGTGTTTTTAGGTTCATTTTGATGATCATTGTTTTGAAAACAAAGTAGTAAACAGCAAAGAATACTAAACCTTGTGGAATCAACATGTACCAGTTGGTAGCAAGCGGATTACGTGAAGAAAGCACCATGTCAACCAAGCCTGCGCTAAATCCAAAGCCTGCCATCCATTGCATCGATGCTGCGATAAATACCGAGATACCGGTAAGTAAAGCGTGTACAACATACAGCACTGGGGCTACGAACATAAAGGCAAACTCAAGCGGCTCAGTTACGCCGGTAAAGAATGAGGCCGTAGCAGCAGCAATCATAATTGAGGCTACTTTAGCTTTGTTTTCTGCTTTAGCAGTGTGGTAAATCGCCAAGGCAGCGCCTGGTAAACCAAACATCATGATTGGGAAGAAGCCAGCCATGTAGCGGCCTGTTTCGCCCGGTACAGCATCCGAAGCAACACTTAAGAATTTACCTAAGTCATTAATGCCAGCCATATCAAACCAGAACACTGCATTAAGTGCATGGTGCAAGCCAACAGGGATTAGCAAACGGTTAAAGAAGCCATAGATACCAGCACCCACCGAGCCCATACCCGTGATACTTTCACCAAAGCTAACTAAGCCGCCAAAAATAAGTGGCCAGATGTACATCAATACAAAGGCAACCGCGATACCCGCTACCGAGGTAAGAATAGGAACAAGACGTTTGCCGCTAAAAAACGACAAGGCTTTATGCAGTTCAACTTGATAGAAGCGGTTATACAGCTCGGCCGCCATAATACCGCTAATAATACCAACAAATTGGTTTTCAATTTTTGAGAAAGCCAGTGTGCTTGATTCATTTAATGTGACTAAGCCAATTTGCTCTACCGCGCCAGGCGAAAGCAAAGTGGTAATCACCATATAACCAATAAAGCCGGCTAACGCAGCTGCACCGTCTTTATCACGAGACATACCATAAGCAATACCAATGGCGAACAATACCGACATATTATCGATAATGGCAGCACCAGACTTAATTAAAAATGCCGCTAAGGCGCTATTGCCGCCCCATCCGTTTGGATCGATCCAGTACCCTATTCCCATTAAAATGGCCGCAGCAGGTAGCACTGCAACGGGCACCATTAAGGCTCGACCAATTTTTTGTAAATAGCTAAACATAGTATCCCTCATTATGGTTATTAATAACCAAATTCAATTTTCCAGTAGCATTTGCCAATTCGACCTTGGTGGTCATTTCTAAGCGTTGTGTTGATTAATGTTCCACCAAGAACTTAATTCGCAGTGTAAATAATAAAAATTCACACGCAAATAAAGAACCGCAAAAGTGTGACAAAAGCCCAAAGAAATCCGGCTAAAAAGTGCTTTTAGTCACACTTAAACGAAAACTTATTTTTCAAAGAGAATTAAATTGCTAAACTAAGCCTAAATTTAGTGGAGAACTATCATGAGATTAATACCCCTACTCGACAAAACCCAAGTGGGACAATGGTCTGCCCTTTATATCGCGGAGAAAATTAAGTCTTACAAGCCTACCGCTGAACGACCATTTGTATTAGGTTGCCCAACCGGCGGTACTCCGCTAGCCACCTACCAACACTTAATTGAGTTACATAAGCAAGGCGAGTTAAGTTTTGAACACGTTGTTACTTTTAATATGGATGAATATGTCGGGATCCCCAGCGACCACCCCGAAAGCTACTACAGCTTTATGCATAACAACTTTTTCTCACACATAGACATCCCCGCAGAAAACATTAACTTGCTTGATGGAAACGCAGAAGACCTAGAAGCAGAGTGCGCCAGATACGAAGCAAAAATTAAGCAATACGGAAAAATAAACTTATTTATGGGTGGTGTTGGTGTAGACGGCCACATTGCTTTTAACGAACCGGCTTCGTCTTTGGCCTCTAGAACACGGGTTAAAACACTGACTGAAGATACCCGCATGGTAAATTCACGCTTCTTCGACAACTTAGAACAAGTGCCAAAACTGGCGCTCACCGTTGGAGTTGGAACCCTACTTGATTCCGAAGAAATACTCATATTGGTGACCGGACACAACAAAGCCCAAGCACTAGAAGCCGCTGTAGAAGGCAGCGTGAATCATCTTTGGACTATTTCTGCCCTACAACTTCATCCTAAAGCGATGATAGTATGTGACCAACCTTCCACTATGGAATTGAAAGTAAAAACAGTACGTTACTTTCATGAGCTGGAAGCTGAAAACATTAAGAACATTTAGGATTAGCCAATGATGTACGCCCTAACCAATGCATTAGTATTTGATGGTAGTGAATTACTTAACGGCTATTCAGTGCTTATTGAGAACAACAAAATCAGTTCGGTGGTGCCTAATCAGCAAGTATCACCACAAATTAACAGCATAGACTTAAATGGCTCGGTACTTTGCCCAGGTTTTATCGACCTACAGCTAAACGGCTGCGGTGGAGTGATGCTCAATGGCGACTTTACTAGCGCTAACTTAGATCGCATGCATCAAACTAATTTAAGAAGTGGCGCGACTAACTTTATGCCTACCCTTATCACCACCAATGATCAGGAAATGGAGCAAGCTGTTGCTGTATCTAGAGAACATAGCCAACACCACGGCACTGTTAATTTAGGTCTTCACTTAGAGGGCCCCTACTTAAGTGTTGATAAGAAAGGCATTCATAGCGAAAAGCTGATTCGCCAACTCAACCAACAACGCTTGCGCTTTTTACTCGACAATCATGACGCAGTAAAAAAAGTTACCCTTGCACCAGAGCAAGTTGAACTATCTAGCATCGCGGCCCTTAAAGAAGCCGGAATATTAGTCTCTTTAGGCCATACCAACGCCAACTACCAGCAAGCCAGTGAAGCTATAGAAGCAGGCGCTGGCTTTGCCACTCACCTGTTTAATGCCATGAGCCCAATGACCGGACGAGAGCCTGGTGTTGTAGGCGCGATTTTTGACCACAATCTCTATGCTGGCATCATCGTAGATGGACACCACGTCTCTAACGCCAACGTGCGAATAGCGAAACGCTTATTGCGCCACAAACTGTGCTTAGTTAGTGACGCAACCGCAGCAGCTGGTGCCGATATAAGCAGCTTTGATTTTGTTGGACGTAAGATCACAGTTCAAGATGGGATTTGCTTTGGCGATGATGGTACACTCGGCGGTTCTGCTTTAACCATGATTGAAGCAGTAAAAAACTGCGTACAATCAGTAGGTTTATCTCTTCGAGATAGTTTAAGAATGGCTTCTTTGTACCCAGCAACCGCAATTAACAGGGATCAAGACTTAGGCAGAATCAAGGCAGGTTACGCCGCAAACTTAACCGCTTTTGATCAAGATTTTAATGTCACCCTTGCAATTAGCGACGGCCAATTGACTCAGTTTTAATCAAAAAAATGAATGATAAATTAATCGTAAATGTAGATAAAGTTAAGCAAGTAAATACTGCTGCAGTATACGGCATGATTGACCAACAAGGGCCAATCTCGCGGGTAAAAATTGCAGAGCAAAGCCAGCTAGCGCCTGCCAGCGTGACTAAAATCACTCGCCAACTGCTAGCAACCGGTTTAGTTAAAGAAGTAGCCCAACAGGCCTCTACCGGAGGGCGCCGCGCTATCTCTTTAATGGCAGAACAAGGCAGTTACTTCTTTATCTCGGTACGATTGGGTCGTGGAGCTTTAGATATCTCGCTATTTGACTTAAGCGGTATATCTCATGCCCACGACAAATTGTCGGTAAACGAGCTTGAGCAAGATCCGTTAACCAAAGAGCTACTAGACAAAATCGCTGGTTTCATTTCACAACATGTTAGCGAACAAAAACAACTTATCGCCGTAGCAGTAACCTTGTCTGGTTTAGTTAATCCTGGAGAAGGTATCGTAGTTTATACCCCACACTACCAACTACGTGATTGCCCGCTAGGTGAAATGATCGAGAGCCGCTTCGGCTTACCTGCTTATATCGGTAACGATACTCGCGCAATGGCACTAGCAGAACACTATTTTGGCGCGACCAAAGACTGTTTAGATTCGATACTCATAACAGTGCATAGCGGCACTAGCGCGGGCATCATTGTTAATGGCCAAGTATTTATGAGCCAACACCGCGATGTTGGCGAAATTGGCCATATTCAAGTAGATCCATTAGGCAAAAAGTGCCAGTGTGGCAATGTGGGTTGTCTCGAAACTATTGTCTCTAACACTGCCATTGTAGCGCGTTTGCGGGAGCTAATTGAGCAAGGCAGCCCCAGCATTCTTCAAACGGGCTTTAACATTGAAGACGTATGTTTTGCTGCTAAGCAAGGTGACATGTTATGCCGCCAAGTACTGCAACGCGTCGCCACAGTATTAGGCAGCAGCATTGCTATCGCGATTAACTTATTTCACCCGCAAAAAATTGTCTTAGCCGGTGAAATAATGGCTGCTGAAGAAATTTTAGTACCCACCATTAAGCAATGTATTCAGCATCAAGCCTTAAGCTCTTTTGCCGATGACTTGCCCGTGCAGGCGGCACACTTTCAAAACAACCCTACCATTGGTGGCCTAGCGCTAGTTAAGCGAGCCCTGCTCGACGGCAGCTTATTGATCCGCTTAATCAATCAAAAGCCGGAATAAGCAAAAGAATGTAGCGCAGCAACTAATCAGCAAACTGGAACTTAAAACACTGTAAAGCATAGGAATGATTGATATTTTTATGCTTTACTTGTGAGGTCTATGCAAAAGGATTGCTTAATGCGGATATTCTCACCTCGAACCGTTGTAATCAGCAGCGGTTTTTTCACCTGCGCTCTGATGGTTTACATCGCCTTTATGCTGCTCTCAGCAGATATTAGTGAAAGCCAACGCCGCTACGCCCACAATACCATTACCCTCACTCAAACAGTTATTTACGACTCCCTTCAAGCTTTAGACGACCTAGAAAAGCTAGATATAAATGATTGCAGTGAAGCCTCTCTCACTAAAATGCGCCAAACAGTATACTTAAGCAGTTATATACGTGATGTAGGCTTATTAAAAGACGAGCGACTCCTTTGTACCAGTGTTGGCGGCTTACTCAAAGAGCCGGTAACTTTAGACCCTCCGTCTTTTTCTACCTCTCTAGGTTTTGATATTTGGCTTAATACGCAGCTCATCATCTTTGATTACCTGCATTCAGGTGTGGTAATTCGCCGGGGCAACTTTAATGTTGTAATTGATAACAGTACCTTTGCGCCGCTCGAATATGGTGATAATCAATGGGAACTAGTGTCAGATAGAAAAGAAAATGCCATTCATCTCACCGGCACCCAAGGCATTTATAAAGACACCGGCACCTTGGTTTATGAGGAAGTCACCGACAACTATCACTACTTCCACCGCTGCAGCGAAAACTACGATTTTTGTATCGCTCTTAGCCTTTACAATTACACCCTAATTAAAAACAAAGCCTGGTTTCTGGTCTTCTCGATTTTATTCAGCCTAGCCTTTGGAATCTTAGCTAGCATCGGCTCTGAATCATTATTTAAACGCCACAGCAGCACCAACTCTCGACTACGTCGAGGTTTACGTAAACAGTATTTTTATTATCAAGTTCAGCCATTGGTGGACTTAAAAACTAAACGAGTGATTGGCGGTGAGGTATTAGCACGCTTTAAGGATCCGCATGGCGAACTTTATCCAGACCAATTTATTGGTGAGATCCGCGCCTTAAAACTCACTTGGCCGTTTACTTTATTAGTGATGAAGAATGCGCTGAAGGACTTACAGGCCACGGGTGCAATCCGAAATGATTGCAAAATTAGCTTTAATATTTTTCCTAACGACGTTGAAAACAACAACATCGACGAGTTAAAAAACCTGCAGGAGATAAAAGATTTCTCGGGTAATATCACTCTAGAGATAACTGAAGATTTGCAGCTAGACAGCTTAGTCGCCAACCAAAATATTAACCGAGTCATCAAACAAGGTTTTGAAGTAGCCATTGACGACTTTGGTACCGGCTACTCTAATCTTGCACAACTCAAAAGTTTTCGCTGCCAATACTTAAAAATAGACAAGAGCTTTGTATTCGATTTGGAAGCTGGCTCTATCCGCTCTTCACTGGTGCCGCACATGGTAGATATTGCGCATAAATCAGATTTAAAAGTGATTGCAGAAGGCATAGAAAACATTATGCAAAGCAAAGTGCTAGAAGATCTAGGTGTTGAATATGGCCAAGGCTGGATGTTTGGCAAGCCAATGTCGGTAGAAAAATTTATAGAAGCCTATCAACGCACTAATAAACCTGACGAAGGCTCCTCGCCCAAGCTCTGATAGTTTTGCCGACTACACTCCAAACATGAAAAAGGACAGCGGTTTGCTGTCCTTTTCTGATTAGTCTTTCTATTTGTCGACTTAGCAAGTTACGCCAATAGCGTTATCGTTTTGCCAGTAAAGCTGCCACTGCTCTTCACTAGCACTACAACCACAGCCTTTATTGCATGAACCTAATTTTACAACTCGCAGCTTATGGCGTTTCACCCAAGGTTGCAGCATAGCAAGGGCGGCGTCATCACTAAGCGAAAAATGCTTAGCAACTTGATTTAGTAACACGCCAGGGTTTTCTTCAATATAGCTTCTAAGCGCTTGTAGTATCATAGTGCTCTGCCTTTTGACGCTTTAAAAACAGTACCCAAACACTTAATACAATCACCATAGCCACTAACAACACACTGGATGACATAGGTGCTTGCTGCCAAGTAGCCGCTTGATAGTAAATAGTCGAGGTGCAGTAAGCGAGTAAGGTAGACCATACTCCAATTAACCTTGCCCATTTAAGCCCAAGCTCTTTAACCAAAGCGCCCATTGCCGCTGCACAAGGCATGTAGAGCAAAATAAACAACATGAAGGATACTGCCGATGCTTGGCTAAAGTGCTGTGATAACTGCGACATTGTGCCAACATCTACTTCGTTGATTTCTGCAGCGCTGGTTAAATCCTCAGCTTCTTCAATGGCAATGCCCAGCGGGTCGCCATAATCAAGATCGTTGAAGTTATCGATGATGCTTTGCCCAGCCTCTTGGAAACGCCCTAGATAAGTCCACGCTTCGGCCTCTTCATTTGGGTCGGCATAAAGGCTGTTTAAGGTGCCAATTACTGCTTCTTTGGCAAACAGGCCGGTTACAATACCTACAGTGGCGGGCCAGTTGTCTTGCTCAATGCCCATTGGGCTAAATACCGGTGTAACAAATTGACTAGCTCGAGCTAAAATTGAGTGCTCTTGACCTTCAGCATCCAACTCACCGCCGGTCCCTACGTGGTTAAGAACACTTAATATCGCTACCACTAGAACAATGGTTTTGCCCGCGCCAACTATAAAGCCTCGCACTTTTTGCCAAGTAAGTAGCAATACCCCAAACACTGTTGGGAACTGGTAGTCTGGCAGTTCAAGTACTGAGTCCTGAGCAGTGCCAGGTAGTAGAGTGTACTTAAGCAGCAAGCCAGTAATAATAGCGGCGATGATGCCCACAATGTACAGAGCAAAAACCATATTCTGGCCTTGCTCTGGGAAAAATGCTGCCACAAACAAAGCATATACCGGCAAACGCGCACCACAAGACATAAACGGACTCATGGCTGAGGTTAGCACTCGTTCACGGTGCTTTTCTAATACTCGGGTGGCCATAATAGCTGGCACTGTACAGCCAAAACCCATAAGCATTGGCACAAAGGCTTTACCGGGTAAACCGATAACCTGCATGGCGCGGTCTACAACGAAAGCTGCGCGCGCTAAGTAACCAGAGCTTTCTAGCAAGGCTAAGAATAAATACAAACACGCGATCACCGGAATAAAGGTGGCCACGGTTTGTATGCCTACCCCCACTCCACTGGCCAATACAATGGTCGCCCATTCTGGCGCACCAATACCGGCCAATAGTTCGCTCACACCATCAACAAAAATAGTACCAGCGGTAATATCGAAAAAGTCGATAAACACTGCACCACCATTAATGGCGAACATAAACATCAGGTACATAACACCTAAAAAGGCTGGAATGCCTATCCAACGGTTAAGCAATACTTTATCTAATAGCTCAGAATAGTCGCGGCTTAACTGGCCTTTTTTACTGATACAACTTTGGGTAAGTTGGTAAATAAAGCTATAGCGGCTGTCGGCAAGTTCCAAGTCAACGTCCGTCGTCGAGAATTGGCCTAGCGCTTGGTTCACCTCTAGCTGTAAATCGGGTTCTAACTGCTCGTTTAACCATGGGTCATGCTCAATTAAGCGAAGAATCTGGCCTTTATTTAAACTAAGCTTTTGCTGCCACTCGGAGCTAAAGGCTTCAATCTCAGGTGTGTATTCTAGGCTTAACGCTGGCGCTTGCTGCGCTTGTTCCATTAACTTAGGTAGATTGCGCTTAAAGTCATTCACTTGCTTTTTAGAGGTGGCTGACAAACATACAACAGGCAACTTAAACTGCTCACTAAACTGCTTCACTTTAATATTAAGTAGCTTAGCTTTTGCAGTGTCCATTTTATTAAGAACCAGAACCACTGGTAAGCCAAGCTCTTTAAGCTGAATGCTTAAATACAGGCTACGCTCTACTGCGCTGGCATCAATGACATTAATCACAAGGTCGAGCGGCTCAGATTGCAAGAACTCACAAGCTATTCGCTCATCTAATGAGCTTTTATCTAGCTGAGGATCAATGTTGTATACGCCCGGTAAGTCTACAACTTCTGCTTGCCAATCAGCTTGGCGGATCCACCCAGACTTTTTGTCTACGGTAATCCCACTAAAATTGCCTACTTTTTGCTTACTGCCGGTTAAAGCGTTAAACAAGGTACTTTTACCGCTATTAGGATTTCCTACGGTGGCTATCATATGTTTGTTCATAGACTATCCACCTCAATCGCTTTGGCTTGGCCATTACTTAGCGCAAGGTTAATTCCAGGTGCAGAAACTTGAATTGGGTCCCCAAGTGGAGCACGCCTAATAATGGTTAAGGTAGTATTGGGCAAAATACCCAATGACATAAGCTTTTTGCGCATTGCTCGGGGTAAGCCCTTCAGGCTCAATATTTGGGCCTTTTGACCAGTGGCTATTTCATCCAATGACATGGAACCTCCATACCTAAGTCTAAATAATAATGATTTTCATTTGATTTCATTGTGCGACACACATCACTGTTCCGTGTTGATCTAAATCAAAGGCATTTGCATAGCTTGTTTTTTTTGTGAGAAATTTTTAAGGCTATTTTTTGAAACCTCCTCATTAAATACGCTACCATCAGCGCAACATATGTATAAGGTAGATTGAAGATGTCATTCAAAGACCAACTTTCGCAACTGGTTTACTCAACAGACCAAGGCCGCATTGAACCAGAGCAACAAGCCGAACAAGTGCCTGAAGCAGACGGTTTTATTAAACTGCGTAGAGAAACTAAAGGCAGAAAAGGCAAAGGCGTTACCTGCTTAACTGGCTTTGGTTTAGCAGAAGCTGAACTTAAGACCTTATGTAAAGAGATGAAAAAACACTGCGGCGTTGGTGGTAGCGTTAAAGATTATGTTATCGAAATCCAAGGCGACCAACGCGACAAGCTAGAAGCTTGGCTTAAACAGCGAGATTACAAAACCAAACGCATCGGCGGCTAAACCATTGCCTTTTATAAGGCACTTGGGTATATTCAGCGCGCTTTTGGGGAGTAGCTGCCCATATCAATAAGGTATGGGGCATTTATCAACATACTTAGTGCTCATCACTATGGTAAATGCAGCCTTTATTGGCCTAGCAAGACCAAATGCACATTAACGCCATAAAGAGGTGAGCAGCGTTGTGTGCATTGGTTTATCTGCTCGCCTCATATAAGAAATCCAATGGAAGCTTTATTTACTTCAATTACCGCCGTTGCTATTGCCGAAATAGGCGACAAAACCCAACTACTAGCACTTTTGCTGGCTTGCAAATTTCGTAAACCCTTACCCATTATTGCTGGCATCATTATCGCCACTTTACTTAACCATGCTGCAGCTGCTTGGTTTGGCTCATTAGTGCAGCAATGGTTTAACCCAGAAGTATTACGTTGGCTAATTGGCATCTCATTTATAGCAATGGCACTTTGGGTATTGGTGCCAGACAAGCTTGATGAAGATGACAGTAAACTACTCAAATATGGTCCCTTCTTAGCCTCGTTGATTTTGTTTTTTATCGCTGAAATTGGCGACAAAACTCAGGTTGCGACTGTGATACTAGCGGCCAAGTATGACTCGATGCTGATGGTGATTACCGGTACAACTATTGGTATGTGTTTAGCCAATGTTCCAGTGGTATTGCTAGGTAAGCTTGGCGTTGAGAAACTGCCGATGAGCTTAATTCACCGAGTTACCGCTATTTTATTCTTAGCGCTGGGCATTACCACACTGGTATTTTAGTAGCTCTTTTGCTTGAGGCTGATTGTGTTAAACTCTGCCACAAATTGTTAGTAAGGTTGTAATAATGAAACTAGTTCGTTGGATTTTAGGCCGCATTATATTGTTACTAAATGCAGTATTTTCCCCAAAGGGCGTAAAAAGAAGCGCTGAAGAACAAGCTGTAATTGATAAAAAAACTCAAGGTTTACACCTTTACCAGCTACCAGCCTGCCCGTTTTGCGTAAAAGTACGCCGGTCTATGAAGCGCAATAGTTTAAGTATTGGTTTACGCGATATTAAAGCGCAGCCAAAATATCTAGAAGAATTGGTGGCTCAAGGCGGTTCAAGAAAAGTGCCTTGCCTGCGCATTGAAAACGGTGACGAAGTCGAATGGTTGTACGAGTCTAACGACATCATAAACTACCTAGAAGCCAAGGTAGCTTAAAATCAAAAAAGCTCCGCATTGCGGAGCTTTTTACTATTAGCTGCTAAGCCTTAATCAATTTCCATAATATCGCTTGGCATTATTTCGCGCAGACGCTTCCATACTTCGCTGGTCGCAATACCGTAACTACGTACAACCTGCAGGGCTTTATCGTGTTCGCCACTGTCAGCCAAAGCAATCAATTCTTGATAGAAGTTATCCACCAAGGCTCGCGCTTGCGGATCGTCAAAGTAGTATTTACCAACACTTCGATACATGCCTCTAAAGCCATTTAAGATTAGTGCATATAAAGGGTTACCAGAGGCAAACGCTAAGCCATGCAACACTTGATAATCAAACTCGGCATAAGCTTCGCCAGTTTGTTCAAGTTGTTTGTATTGTTCGATAAGCTGACGACTTTTCTCGGGGTTGTTTTTCAATGCACCACGAATAAAAATCACGCTAATGTTGGTTCTTGCTGATAGCAATTGCTCAAACAACTCTGGCACACCGTCACTGTCTAGGCGCGCCAAGGTTTCTAGTATGTTGAGGCCGGCAGTTTCCCAAAAGTTGTTCACCTTGGTGGGCTTACCGTGTTGAATAGTTAGCCAGCCATCTCTTGCTAAACGCTGAAGCACTTCGCGCAAGGTGGTTCGGGTAACACCAATTAATTCAGATAGTTCTCTTTCGGCGGGTAAAATTGTGCCAGGAGCAAAACGGTTATTCCAG
The nucleotide sequence above comes from Agarivorans sp. Alg241-V36. Encoded proteins:
- a CDS encoding TMEM165/GDT1 family protein, yielding MEALFTSITAVAIAEIGDKTQLLALLLACKFRKPLPIIAGIIIATLLNHAAAAWFGSLVQQWFNPEVLRWLIGISFIAMALWVLVPDKLDEDDSKLLKYGPFLASLILFFIAEIGDKTQVATVILAAKYDSMLMVITGTTIGMCLANVPVVLLGKLGVEKLPMSLIHRVTAILFLALGITTLVF
- a CDS encoding EAL domain-containing protein, whose translation is MRIFSPRTVVISSGFFTCALMVYIAFMLLSADISESQRRYAHNTITLTQTVIYDSLQALDDLEKLDINDCSEASLTKMRQTVYLSSYIRDVGLLKDERLLCTSVGGLLKEPVTLDPPSFSTSLGFDIWLNTQLIIFDYLHSGVVIRRGNFNVVIDNSTFAPLEYGDNQWELVSDRKENAIHLTGTQGIYKDTGTLVYEEVTDNYHYFHRCSENYDFCIALSLYNYTLIKNKAWFLVFSILFSLAFGILASIGSESLFKRHSSTNSRLRRGLRKQYFYYQVQPLVDLKTKRVIGGEVLARFKDPHGELYPDQFIGEIRALKLTWPFTLLVMKNALKDLQATGAIRNDCKISFNIFPNDVENNNIDELKNLQEIKDFSGNITLEITEDLQLDSLVANQNINRVIKQGFEVAIDDFGTGYSNLAQLKSFRCQYLKIDKSFVFDLEAGSIRSSLVPHMVDIAHKSDLKVIAEGIENIMQSKVLEDLGVEYGQGWMFGKPMSVEKFIEAYQRTNKPDEGSSPKL
- the fadR gene encoding fatty acid metabolism transcriptional regulator FadR, producing MVIKAKSPAGFAEQYIIESIWNNRFAPGTILPAERELSELIGVTRTTLREVLQRLARDGWLTIQHGKPTKVNNFWETAGLNILETLARLDSDGVPELFEQLLSARTNISVIFIRGALKNNPEKSRQLIEQYKQLEQTGEAYAEFDYQVLHGLAFASGNPLYALILNGFRGMYRSVGKYYFDDPQARALVDNFYQELIALADSGEHDKALQVVRSYGIATSEVWKRLREIMPSDIMEID
- a CDS encoding FeoC-like transcriptional regulator, which produces MILQALRSYIEENPGVLLNQVAKHFSLSDDAALAMLQPWVKRHKLRVVKLGSCNKGCGCSASEEQWQLYWQNDNAIGVTC
- a CDS encoding glutaredoxin — protein: MKLVRWILGRIILLLNAVFSPKGVKRSAEEQAVIDKKTQGLHLYQLPACPFCVKVRRSMKRNSLSIGLRDIKAQPKYLEELVAQGGSRKVPCLRIENGDEVEWLYESNDIINYLEAKVA
- a CDS encoding FeoA family protein, which codes for MSLDEIATGQKAQILSLKGLPRAMRKKLMSLGILPNTTLTIIRRAPLGDPIQVSAPGINLALSNGQAKAIEVDSL
- the yciH gene encoding stress response translation initiation inhibitor YciH, whose protein sequence is MSFKDQLSQLVYSTDQGRIEPEQQAEQVPEADGFIKLRRETKGRKGKGVTCLTGFGLAEAELKTLCKEMKKHCGVGGSVKDYVIEIQGDQRDKLEAWLKQRDYKTKRIGG
- the feoB gene encoding Fe(2+) transporter permease subunit FeoB, with product MNKHMIATVGNPNSGKSTLFNALTGSKQKVGNFSGITVDKKSGWIRQADWQAEVVDLPGVYNIDPQLDKSSLDERIACEFLQSEPLDLVINVIDASAVERSLYLSIQLKELGLPVVLVLNKMDTAKAKLLNIKVKQFSEQFKLPVVCLSATSKKQVNDFKRNLPKLMEQAQQAPALSLEYTPEIEAFSSEWQQKLSLNKGQILRLIEHDPWLNEQLEPDLQLEVNQALGQFSTTDVDLELADSRYSFIYQLTQSCISKKGQLSRDYSELLDKVLLNRWIGIPAFLGVMYLMFMFAINGGAVFIDFFDITAGTIFVDGVSELLAGIGAPEWATIVLASGVGVGIQTVATFIPVIACLYLFLALLESSGYLARAAFVVDRAMQVIGLPGKAFVPMLMGFGCTVPAIMATRVLEKHRERVLTSAMSPFMSCGARLPVYALFVAAFFPEQGQNMVFALYIVGIIAAIITGLLLKYTLLPGTAQDSVLELPDYQFPTVFGVLLLTWQKVRGFIVGAGKTIVLVVAILSVLNHVGTGGELDAEGQEHSILARASQFVTPVFSPMGIEQDNWPATVGIVTGLFAKEAVIGTLNSLYADPNEEAEAWTYLGRFQEAGQSIIDNFNDLDYGDPLGIAIEEAEDLTSAAEINEVDVGTMSQLSQHFSQASAVSFMLFILLYMPCAAAMGALVKELGLKWARLIGVWSTLLAYCTSTIYYQAATWQQAPMSSSVLLVAMVIVLSVWVLFLKRQKAEHYDTTSA